The genomic window CACACATGGAgtcagagggagagggagggaaagacagagacagagagaaggggaggaagggagggagaagaaggaaaaggaggagaaaaaaaggaggaggagaaagagcaagaagaggaggaggaaggagggaggaataaaGAAAGGATGGAAACAAGAGACAAGATAAACAAACAAGCAGATTATACGGCCAGCCAGCTAAGataaacagaaagttttgcagaCAGACAGACTGGCAGGTGGACAGAGCTCTAGCTAAGACTTTGTAGGAGACATTGAGGTTTAATAAGAAATTAAGGGTGGGGAGGGGCATAATGCAGTAATTttggatttggtaattaagagatCCCTGGGAATTATGGGAAGAATTGTGTCAATtgaatgagagagaagaaatcTGGAGTGAGGGGTTGAGCTGGGGAAGGACTATGAAGCAATAAGTGCctagggatggagggaaggagggagtagtaaagggaagatgTGTATAAGCGACCAGAGGAACAGAATGAGAGGGGTTTGACCAGTTAGCAACAAGCTTCATTTAATGCCTACTAAATGTAGGTTCTGGGTGTGCTAGGAGcctaaaaaagcaaaagaaaataaaaacaatagtgCCCGCCCTGAAGAAGCTCACTGGCAAATGGGGGCAATGTCATAGCAATGATAATCTGGAGTCAATcgatgaaggaaagagaaaagaaaaatggagcttGGAAAAGACTTCTTAGAGAAGATCCGAGTGTAGCTGGGCTTGGAGGAGTCTGAGCAGGAGACTGAGCATCCCAGGTGTGGGAGCAGCCAGGGAAAATGAGCAGCTGGAAGATGGATGTCTTGTGCGGGAGCACTCAGAAGGGCAGGGTCAGTCATGGCCCTCTTGGAAGACAACCATCACCAATCTGGGGGTAGTAATAGCTGTCCACTGGGGACCAAGTGATCAGCTCTACATGAGCAACTcagctttctccttccttcccgaTTCTCCCTTTGTCCATATAGGCAATCATACCTTTACAAGGGTTCTGCCCAAGCAAATTTTGACCAGTGAAAACTTTTGAGATTTCTTGTGGTTTATggactagatttcttttttaaggatcatgacttaaacccaaatcactctggctctcaatAACTGACCAATAGTAGGTCCCAACCCAAGCCTTACTTGGTTATTATTTGGTTCCgatggctcagagtgaatgtaaatagcaattgtttctcttttggccagaaaccctcccagattgattttcttttatgaaatagGTAAAAGAGGTCTtttttggggtggggtggggaatcTCTTTTCTTACCTAGGCCAAAGTCATGGTTTACTTCTAGAAGTGAGAACAACTGGAAGGACAGTAAaataggaggcagctaggtggcacagtggagacagctctaggcctggagttaggaagaactgaattcaaatccaccctcagacacttagtagctgccCAAGTCATTGCTTAATTAACAGTTGCTTTTCTTGAAACATTTGGCAAGAAGTGCATTGTCAATAAGCACACTTACGGTCATTGAGAGTACACGATTCTCTGCTGTcatctttttaaacttattttttaataaatggcattttatttttttccaattatgtgtaaagatagttttcaacattcattttaaataaaactttgagtttcaaatttctcttgCTCCTTCACATCcttcctctccaagacagcaagcaatctgatataattaatatatatgagatcatgtaaacatatttctacattgaaagaagaaacagaacaaaagagaaaagccattaaaaaaaaaaaaaaacagaacatgaAAATAGtctactttgatctgcattccatctccataattctttctggGATGTGGATAACAtctttccatcatgagtcttttggaattgccttagatctttgtattgctaagaagagctaagtccttCACAGCTGATCATGGAACAACATTGCAGTTCCTGGgaacagtgatctcctggttctgctcacctcactcagcatcagttccaggaagtctttccagctttttcttctcctcatttcttgtatcataataatattccattccatcggtataccacatcttgttcagctgttccccaGCTGATGAGCATCCTCTCCAGTTCCAATTCTTGGCCATtgcaaaaagtgctgctataaagatttttgtgtACGTgggccctttcccttcctcatggtctctttgggatacagatccagtaatggcactgctggatcaaagggcatggcAGTTCGAtcgccctttgggcatagttccaaatgactCTCCAGAGTGTCTGCTGTGGCCTTTAAAGGTACAAGTTCCTGCCAGGCTGCTGGAAATCCAGCTGCTTCTCTGGTAGAAATTGTGGTCTAAACTCCTGCAAAGTCACTGGCTCTTGGGGCATCCTGCTGAATTCCCCAGctgaaatgaaatgataattcAAAACTGCAGCAAAGGAACAATGGCAGTATTGGACAGAGCTTTCGATTGGAAGCCAGAAAGTTGTGGGTTCAAGTCCCAACTCTGTCACCCTGGGCATAGCACCTAACCTCCTTCCTCAATGCCCAGCTCTCCAGGGGTTGCAGAGAATGGCCCGGCTTGCAAAAGTAGCGGCAGTCCCTTCTTTCAGAGCCCCCCCCCACCGCCTCGCCCATTCCATGCCAGATGTAGCAGAAGAGATCCCACTTCTGCCAAGCTGCAAAGGTGCCCGGGACTGGGGTAGGGGTGAGGATTGGTTCGAACCCCCACTGCTCTTTTCCCCTGAAGGGCTTTAGGCAAAGGGCCTCTTCCCCTCCAGAAAACCCCAAGGGTAAATGCTCCCCCTGATCCCCTGCAGTTCTAAAATtcggttgattttttttttttttaatgggggggGATAGAGGAATAACACATGAAGGGTCCATGCTGAAAATAGTCTTGGGAACCCTAGGGCAGACAAAATGAAAGTGCGATTAATTACAAAGACCTGACCAgcaaactgaggaaactgagggtgcTGACCCCATGGAAGGCCCTGCGCTGGATTCAGACTCAGTCTGCCCCCTCTTTGTGTGATCTCGGGCCTTCTCTGGGCCTCCACTTCTCCTCTTCTGGGCCCAGATGTCTCtggccccccacccccacccccacccccagccggATTCCCGGATTCAGATCTCTAGGGATTAAATGTCGACTCCGTCGCTTCCTCCGAGCGCCAGTTGGAGCCTCCATAAAACAGCCTCCCACCTCGGAGCCCTTCCTACGCCGACTCTGCCGGCCTGCCAGCCGGAGGCTGTTTCTTTGAACCTCCCCCTTTTAGAGCCCAATCTAGGAGACTTCCTTAAGACTCTCAAGCATCTGGTCTGCCTCTCCCCGCCCCCCTTCGCCCCCATTCGTTCGTTTACTCTTTCCGAGCTGGGGCACCCCGCAGTTCCCAGGGCTGGGCATCGGGGAAGCGGAGGGCGCTGCCAGCTCTGGGGGGTGGCACTGCTGCAGGGCGCTGCCAGCTCGGGAGGGTGGCACGGGGCAGGGCGCTGCCAGCTCCGGGAGTGGGGGCACAGGGCAGGGCGCTACCAGCTCCGGGAGTGGGAGTGCGGGGACTAGGGAAGGTGCAGCCAGTTCGCGGAGGCCGTGGCCTCCTAACCAGCCGTCCGCCCCCATCCAAAGCGTCCTCGTTTGACTCTGGGCCCCGTGGGCCCGGCCGCACCAGCTCCGGCCCTGCCCACCCCGCGTGCCTAGGATTTTTGGGCTCCCCCCAAGGGCTCGGGCCGTGACTGGGGCAGGAGCAAGCCCGGCCCCGGCCCAGCTCCCCGCGCGCCTCAGACTGCCCGGCCTCTAAAGACGGACTTGGCTCCCCGAGTAGCTGGAGAAAGCCCTTGGGGCCCCGGCCTCCCTCAGGCGGGAGCCTCGACTTCCCCACAAGCCGGGTCCCCCGAGGCGGGTGTGTGCGGCCGGCCCAGGGCTGGGGCGGCCCTGCCTGCCGGGCCGGGGACTGGCGGACAGCAGCGGGCAGCGGGGCCCGAGTGCACTGGTGTGCCGGCGGCGCGGGGGGGAGGCGGGACTGGCTGGGCTCCCAGCTTTCctgctcccttcctctcccccacccccgcTGCCTGTCTCCGGGCCTCCCTCCCAGCCTGGCGGCCTCCCGGCCGGCCGCCGGccctcctcccacctcctcccgccctcctttcctcccccccggGTGCCTGGCAGCGTGCCGGCTGCGCCGGGGTTCGCTCCGTTCTCACGACCTCTCAGGTTGCCTGAGCTCATCTGGGAGCTATTCATTTCCTGCCAGAAAGCAGCCGGGCCTGCTCCACAAACCACCTTGGCCGCAGAGCAGCCGCCCCAGCAGCCGCCGCCGCGGCCGCCGCGATCCCGGCCCTGGGCCCGAGCCGCCGCCCGGGGCCTCGCTCCGCAGCCCAAACCCGGCCGCTTCTCGCCGATCAAAGGCAACGAGGAAAGGGGGCCCAGGAGCCGGGAGCTGCTGGAGCGAGCGGGGGAGGGAggcgggcgggggaggggggagcacACGGCTCCATCTGGGAGCACTTAAGAGCCCGCGAGGAAGCGCGCACGGTTGGTTCCAAGCACCAGGAGGGTGGGAAAGCTGAGCTAACGTGAATGACAGGTTCCCCCAGCCGAGGCGGGTGTCCAATCGAGCCCAGAAGCGGAACTACaagtgttgggggggggggaacgagGCGGGGAAGGAGAGCTGCAAGGGGCCTGGGGGCAGGGGAACAGCACCTTAGGGCCCAGAAAAGGACTTCTCCCGGTCATACAGtcaatgtcagaggcaggatttgaacccaggttctctgggGCTTCAGCCGATGAATGCACCTCAAAGCCTCTCCCCAGCTCGGAGTCGGAAACCACAAAATCAACAAGGTCTCCGAGGGTCTTCCCGGTAATCTCCTTGACTCCACGGACCCTGGAGCTGGCCTCTTCTCGTGGCCCGAGGGAGACCGGGCCACCCTCCCGCCAGGTCACCATGGCAGTTCAGGCCCTGGTCACCTTCACTGTAGCACCATTCTCCCCCCTGGCAGGTTTCTGTCCTTCCCAGCCCTCCCGGGTGAAACTCGTAGATGGCTTTTCCTGAAGCACTGGTCTCACTGGTTCCTGGCCCCCACCTCAAGGAGCCTCAGGGGCTCTCTGGGGCCTCTAGGTTAAAATGCCGACCTGTTTGGCCTTCCCAGACTCCTCTCTGCTGGATGGCTTTCCCTCCGTCTTCCAGCCAGAACGGGCTACTCACCATCGCCCATAAACTGCTCACCTTTGTACAGGCTGTTCTTCAGTGTGGAGCTCGTGCTCCCCACCTCAGGCACTTGGATCCCTTTGCCCCCAAGATCCAAGAAGAGCAACTTTATTATTAAAGCCTCTCCATCAGCGCCATGGCCCCTCTCCAAGTTACTCAGTAAAACCCCAGCATTTCCTCTGTTGATTCCTCTTGCCCTGTTACCCGCAACCCCAATTGAAGGTAAGCTCCCCGCGGGCACTGGTGTGCCCACACCGAGGCAGAGCCTGGTGCGCCCATGATTCCATGGGTTAGAACGAATCCTGCAGCTTTCCCTTAGAGCCCGCTGAGCTGGGCCCCTCCACGACCCGTCAGAGCATCCAGAAGCTTTCCCTGCCCCCGACTCCTCGGGCCGCCAGCTAGAGGGCAGAGGGCCCGGAGGTGCCCGGGGAAGGGCTGCAGCCCGGCCTCTTCCACAGCTCTGAGACCCAGGGATCCTATCTATTGTTTTCAAAGcatgagaaaaattggaaaggaacAAACAGTGCCAGGAAAGGCTGGCTCTGCTCAGTCGGGACACATTGTGCTCTGAAGAGAAATGAAGGCTATTCGGGAAGGAGCCTCTTGGGGGCAGAGTGGAGTTACAGCAGCCTCCTTCCCTGACCTTCCCCTGAAGGCAGCCCTCCAGAATAGAgttggggtggggtgggtggaGGGGAGGAACTCTGTTGTCCCACGTCCACACTCCCTCAGCCTAAGATTCCCTCAGGAGATCTGGCCACAAAGGGCAGCTTGGCTCCAGGGAGCCCTTTTCACCCCAAAGGGtcactttacttttttctcttttccattttcgAGGGGGGGGGGGCGTGAGGGGAAgtctggagaaagaactgatcaaTATAACTCGGCCAATCAGACTCtgaaggttgttgttttttttttttttctcggggcttcagagcagaaagagacatttGAGTTgcattttggggaggggggggactATGTGCCGGGTCGACCTTGCCCTGATTGTAGAAGGACGGAAGTGGATTGCAGGCAGTTGTCGGCCTAAAATTCAAACTgaggcttcagatacttaaaccAGCGCTAACAACTGCTTTGAGGgtagggctggggggggggggggatggagtgagagaggtggggagaagaGCAAGGGAGAAACAAGGGAGAGAGAtacaaaggagaaaggaaggagagaggaaaagagacagaaaaggggagaaagggaaggggaggagacaacagaggagagagagagagacaggaaaggagGATGTGGATTGGGATctagagagaaaatagaggaagagagagggaaagaggagaaaaagaagggagagagaccgAAAGGGAAGAGGAGCCAGAGGGGCAAGTGaaatggagagggaaagggagaggggaatagAGACagtgagggaagagagagagaggagacagtgaggaaggagagagaggaataaacagtgaggaaggagagagaacgAGGAGACAGCGGGAGGAAGGGGGACACAAAGGGAGAAGAAAGCACATTTTACTTACAACAAATTAAGAGGAAGAGGGGctgcaaaataatgaaaaaaggccTCTGCCCACGGTTTCCAAGTGGCCGAGCGCGGCCGGGGCAAACGCTCTCAGGCCCCTCTTTGATCAGACTCGGACCACGAGTCGAGATGAAGGGCAGGAGGCACTGGAGAATCCCTCCCGGGCTCCCGGGGAAGGACAAAGCTTTTGGCGGCTTTGGAAATGACAGAAATCGCCGGCGTCCCCTTTGTTAGGCCCGATCCCCCGCCTCATCCTTCTCCCAGAAGCCGTtcggaggagggagggaggaaggcagcGAGCCGGAGAGGGGGGAGGACGGGCCGGGGGCCCGGGGGAGGAGGCCCGCTCCCTGCCAGACCCACAGCAGGCCCGATGTGTCTGGTCTCGCACGCCTCGTGGTTTTCATTTCCCCCGCACCTGGATGCAGTCAGCACCTGGCCCATCCAGACAGAGTCTGACAAGCCTTTGTGGTGGGGTTTGGCCGCAGCTCCTGCACATCCCGGCCTCGTTTAAAGCGGCCGCCGTGCGTTAGGACTTGTTAAGGAGGGTTCTGGGAGCTGAAACCCGAGCCGGCCTTGCGCCTCTATCTGGAGCCCACATCTCGCCTGGAAATGGGGCATGACCAAGCCCAAGGGGGCTCGCTGCTCgtggtgggaggggagggggcgtGCAAGGGCCAGAGCTGCCCCCAcatgttttctccattagaagCGAGCGCGGAGCCTGATCAAAACCACATGGCAGCCGCTCGGCGGCCGAGCTCCCTCCGCGCCCGGGGAGAGCGGGTCGGACTCCGGGGCAGCGAGGAGCCCGTGACCTTCTcggcgggagggagggagggagggggcggcCCTCCGGGCTCGGGGGGAGCACGCAGCCCCAGCTCCCAGCAGCACCTGAGCATTAACTAATTCATGGGGAATCAACAAATTGGAGCCACCGGCCGGAGAGTCCCGGAGGGCTTAACTCGGGGCCTGGGGGCTGGAGCGGGGAGATCCGGACCGCGGGGTAACTTCCCAAACAGCGGGAGGGGCCGGGCACTTCGCAACTTCACCAGCGTgattcccccccccaaatccCCCCTCTTCCCAGACTGCTTTCAGAGCCTCCAACCAGGACTCCCCCGCCCCAGATGGGGCTGGCGGAAGAAGATTcgtctccccacccctcccttcCCAGCCCCCGGTGCTGGCTGGCTGCCGGAGTACCCCGTTAGCTCAGTCCCCTCCCCCACTGCAGTGACAACCCAAACAAAAGGTCCCAGCCCCGGCCCGGCGGCGAAGACGCGGCCCCACAGAGCAGGCAAGTCGGAACTCTGGTCctgtttgttttattcttctcctttctcaCATAAAACTTCCCCCAAGGAAGAACATTCGTCAGAGCATTTTCAGATATCTTTGGTATCACATAAAAAAGGGATCTCGTGTAAAAAACGAAACGTCACCTGCACTTGTAGCATACAAAGGCGCACCATCCAATATGAACACGTAAACTATATACAAACATAGGGCATGGCCAGTCCCTCGATCCAACGCTCTACACAAAGGTTAACTTGTCACGACTCTTAGAAAACAAGCCCCAGGTCCCAGGGGACCGTCTCGCTAGCTCGGCCGTCTGTCTGGCTGTCTGGCTGTCCCTCTCCCAAAGGTCCAGGCCCTGCAGAGGGTGTGTCTGGGGTAGGGTGCGGTGGGCTGGGCGCGGGGAGAACCGGGGCCCCGCTCGTTCTGGTGGGTGGCTGGGTTTCGGCCCGGGCGGCTTTCTCCGCGTCCGCTTCACCAAGGTCTCCACACCGAGTCGGCCGTGAGCGAGGGGCCGCTGGACGGGGACACGGCGCCCGCGGCGCCGCCGCCCGCGTGGGTGTACACGGGGATCACCGGCCCGCTGTGCGCGAAGGCCGCGTTGGGGATGAGGAAGGCGAACTGGCCGTCGGGGGCCGGCACCACCTGGAAGCCGCCGAACACCTTGGCCCCGTCCGCGGCGGCCGCGGCGCCGGCCCCCAGCTTGCACTGCCCGGCGCCCCCGCTGCCCGTGCCCGCCGCGCCCCCGCCTCCGCCGCCGGGGGGCGCCGCGGCCCCGGGGAGCGCCACCAGGGGCTGGCCGAAGGGGGGCCCGTGCGGGCCGCCGGGCGCGGGGGGCGGCAGCGCGGggtgcggcggcggcggcgggtaGTTGAGGGCGTGGATCTGGCTCATGCAGTTGGCCAGGTGGCCCAGCAGGCGCGTGCGGACGTCCGTGTTCACCCCCTCGCACGTCGACAGGAAGCGGGTCACCTCGTTCATGCACTCGCTGAAGCCGGCGCGGTACTTGCCCAGGACCGTCGGGTCGGTGCTGAGCGCGGCTGTGGGGGGAGGGCAGAGGTCGTGAGCGGGGCTGCTCCCTCCGCCCTGCCCCCACCCTTTCAGGTCCTTCCCCGTCCCGATCTCGGGTCCCCAGAGAGCCTCGTTTATTTCAGGGGGTCACTTCCCTTCGCGTCCCCAGCGGAGCGATAACGCCGCGAGCTCCCATCCAGTCgcgcccctcccccagcccagtcctcccctccccacccctcgGGCCTGCCCTCCCGAGCCGCGGCGGCCGCCGCCGGGGCCACCTCCTGGTTCCTGCCTCTCCTcgtcctctccctccctcccttttccggAACTGTAACAACTTGAAGTTGTGGCTATAAATAAGCCCCAGACCG from Sminthopsis crassicaudata isolate SCR6 chromosome 3, ASM4859323v1, whole genome shotgun sequence includes these protein-coding regions:
- the HES1 gene encoding transcription factor HES-1; translated protein: MPADIMEKSSSSPVAATPANVNTTPDKPKTASEHRKSSKPIMEKRRRARINESLSQLKTLILDALKKDSSRHSKLEKADILEMTVKHLRTLQRAQMTAALSTDPTVLGKYRAGFSECMNEVTRFLSTCEGVNTDVRTRLLGHLANCMSQIHALNYPPPPPHPALPPPAPGGPHGPPFGQPLVALPGAAAPPGGGGGGAAGTGSGGAGQCKLGAGAAAAADGAKVFGGFQVVPAPDGQFAFLIPNAAFAHSGPVIPVYTHAGGGAAGAVSPSSGPSLTADSVWRPW